The Colias croceus chromosome 23, ilColCroc2.1 genome window below encodes:
- the LOC123702261 gene encoding uncharacterized protein LOC123702261, producing MNDLENSEDVEENMRSLFGSDYHGSGSEYCPSEQHSSSDLEDVLQEGLESSRLEEDRIARKPKKRIRKTENWARNVKKSKRNKGEEYTNYKGVTVPAKTPKHQI from the exons atgAACGACTTGGAAAATTCAGAAGATGTGGAAGAAAATATGcgat CGCTATTTGGTTCTGATTACCATGGTTCAGGGTCAGAATATTGTCCGTCAGAACAGCACTCTTCATCCGATTTGGAAGATGTTTTGCAAGAGGGACTTGAAAGTTCAAGATTAGAAGAAGACAGAATCGCAAGGAAACCAAAGAAGAGAATTAGAAAAACTGAGAATTGGGCCAGGAATGTGAAGAAATCAAAACGTAATAAAGGAGAGGAATATACCAACTACAAGGGGGTAACTGTACCAGCTAAGACACCTAAG CACCAGATTTaa